A genomic region of Maniola hyperantus chromosome 5, iAphHyp1.2, whole genome shotgun sequence contains the following coding sequences:
- the LOC117982701 gene encoding LOW QUALITY PROTEIN: serine/arginine repetitive matrix protein 1-like (The sequence of the model RefSeq protein was modified relative to this genomic sequence to represent the inferred CDS: inserted 1 base in 1 codon; deleted 2 bases in 1 codon), protein MMMYTGTSTEQDTRFSDKEKKLMKQMKFGDCLTQQVDMSKVKLDVLKPWITQKITDILKMEDDVVIDYVNNQLEEKFPCPKKMQINLTGFLNGKNARLFMGELWELLLSAQASENGIPESFTQQKKEEIKKRMEEQQKDKDKDKDRRRSRSRSRRRSRDRRRSRSRSRDRSTDRKHRSGGSPRRSRRRSRDRSSQPKPPHVDEIKLPEPKENGKSPEKKTDDVEVKEEVNHNSTAESIKDESKQDDSLKEKDDDKEAKVKSRSASPNKSAVEKAEEKPVEKKRNSSSERRSSSASSRGSAKKRSSHKKRQYRSNRDSSASGSPRRSSRRERSKSRRRSSRPRRSVERRERERERERERERERRRRERERRERSRERRRSLEKRRRSHSRSRRRSRDRSRDRGRRSRSRRRSRSRHRSGRPSRERRSRDRRSRDRTSRDKRSRDRSGKEVRRSRDRKSRDRRSSDLIKERLEKSVSIPRKENIEKLRKKSPERISIPRERSKERVASSSSRESSVVQEKPAPQNEIQTTKVQSSDEEDRDDFIAVPVLREYSKSLSRTPSPFLRKHEIENNKKCDRSGDDASGKEQNEEETKVPEVKKTKRKGKRSESESGSSEEVAKSKSKSKPKRKEKPTTKKSKKAKKETSSSDSDSEDSSSSDSEEDRKKKSKKNAKKKLAKKGRKKRARSSSSESSSEEEVKRKSSKAKHKGMPEDSDTEKKSKKRSKDTTLDRPRLEKTESKQVKDIKEIDNSEDSHEDSSDRDEKSNKKKAKQRSTSSEKEXKRKKIDLVKEKVGSPEVSKPRKGEEKPSKTKHADESKSKTRDESEKKAKKREKEDSSSDSDQVTKKKPREKASDSESDSDSDEPKKSKKAKKHKKHSKKHKKHKKHKKSSKRKDDSSDSDEAEEEEEEEGKVNNEDLEKKLRERALKSMKKQTSASGSD, encoded by the exons ATGATGATGTACACG GGCACCAGTACTGAACAGGACACCCGCTTCAGTGACAAGGAAAAAAAGCTCATGAAGCAAATGAAGTTTGGTGATTGCTTGACTCAGCag GTGGACATGTCCAAGGTGAAACTGGATGTGCTGAAACCATGGATCACCCAGAAGATCACTGACATTCTCAAGATGGAAGATGACGTTGTCATTGACTACGTCAACAACCAActagaggaaaag TTCCCATGTCCAAAGAAGATGCAGATCAACTTGACTGGATTCCTTAATGGCAAGAACGCAAGACTCTTCATGGGTGAACTGTGGGAGCTCCTGCTGAGCGCGCAGGCAAGCGAGAATGGCATCCCGGAATCATTCACCCAGCAGAAGAAAGAAGAGATCAAGAAGAGAATG GAAGAGCAACAGAAGGACAAGGACAAAGACAAGGATCGTCGTAGGTCCCGCTCGCGCTCGCGGCGGCGTTCGCGCGACCGACGGCGCTCGCGGTCTCGCTCGCGTGATCGTTCTACTGACAGGAA GCATCGCAGTGGAGGCAGCCCGCGGCGGTCGAGGAGGCGCAGCCGCGACCGAAGCAGCCAGCCGAAGCCGCCGCACGTTGACGAAATCAAGCTACCAGAACCTAAAG AAAATGGAAAGTCCCCTGAGAAGAAGACGGATGATGTTGAAGTCAAGGAAGAAGTGAATCACAATTCAACAGCTGAATCTATCAAAGATGAGTCGAAGCAAGACGACTCATTGAAGGAGAAAGATGACGATAAAGAAGCAAAAGTTAAATCTAGATCAGCATCACCCAACAA GTCAGCTGTTGAAAAAGCAGAGGAGAAACCGGTGGAGAAAAAACGCAACTCGTCGAGCGAACGTCGTTCCTCGTCCGCATCATCCC GTGGGAGTGCAAAGAAGCGGTCTTCGCACAAGAAGCGGCAGTACCGCTCCAACCGCGACTCCTCCGCCAGCGGCAGCCCGCGCCGCAGTTCCCGCAGAGAGAG GAGTAAGTCGCGACGTCGCAGCAGCCGGCCACGGCGATCGGTGGAGCGGCGGGAGCGGGAGCGCGAGAGGGAGAGAGAACGCGAGCGTGAAAGACGCCGCCGGGAGCGAGAGAGACGTGAGAG GTCGCGAGAACGTCGCCGATCGCTTGAAAAACGTAGACGTTCGCATTCACGCTCTCGACGACGTTCAAGAGAcag GTCTCGTGACCGCGGTCGGCGTTCGCGGTCGCGCAGGCGCTCGCGCTCTCGGCACCGCTCCGGTCGCCCCTCCAGGGAGCGCCGTTCCCGGGACAGACGCTCCAGGGACAGGACCAG CAGGGACAAGAGATCTAGGGATCGCTCCGGGAAAGAAGTAAGAAGATCGAGGGACAGGAAATCACGGGACAGGAGGTCGAGCGATCTGATTAAGGAACGTTTAGAAAAGTCCGTCTCCATACCGCGTAAAG AAAATATCGAAAAACTGCGGAAGAAGTCACCTGAACGAATATCCATCCCTCGGGAACGGTCCAAGGAACGGGTGGCATCTAGTTCTAGCAGAGAGTCGTCCGTTGTTCAAGAAAAACCTGCACCTCAAAATGAAATTCAGACAACCAAAGTTCAATCATCAGATGAAGAAGATAGAGATGATTTCATTGCGGTTCCAGTGTTACGCGAATATTCTAAGAGTTTGTCTCGCACTCCGTCTCCTTTCCTAAGAAAACAtgaaatagaaaataataagaAATGTGACAGATCGGGAGACGACGCTTCTGGCAAAGAACAGAATGAAGAAGAGACTAAGGTTCCTGAAGTGAAGAAAACAAAACGCAAAGGAAAGCGCTCTGAATCCGAAAGCGGGAGCAGCGAAGAAGTGGCTAAATCGAAAAGCAAATCTAAACCTAAACGCAAAGAAAAACCTACTACAAAGAAATCGAAGAAAGCTAAAAAAGAGACTTCGTCAAGCGACAGCGATTCTGAAGATTCTTCGTCGAGCGATTCTGAAGAAGATCGCAAAAAGAAAAGCAAAAAGAATGCTAAGAAGAAGTTGGCAAAGAAGGGGCGAAAGAAGAGGGCAAGATCTTCAAGTTCGGAATCGAGTTCCGAGGAAGAAGTTAAGCGTAAGAGCTCTAAAGCCAAACACAAAGGTATGCCAGAGGACTCGGACACTGAAAAGAAATCCAAAAAGCGATCTAAAGATACTACTTTGGATCGTCCGAGACTAGAGAAAACTGAAAGCAAACAGGTCAAAGAT ATCAAAGAAATTGACAATTCTGAAGACTCGCATGAAGATAGTTCAGATAGGGACGAGAAGTCAAATAAAAAGAAAGCGAAGCAACGATCTACTTCTTCAGAAAAAG TTAAACGTAAGAAGATTGACCTTGTTAAGGAAAAGGTGGGATCACCAGAAGTTTCTAAGCCACGCAAAGGAGAGGAGAAACCGTCGAAAACAAAACACGCGGATGAGTCGAAATCCAAAACTCGCGACGAAAGTGAGAAGAAAGCCaagaaaagagaaaaagaagaCTCATCTTCTGATAGCGACCAAGTGACAAAGAAAAAGCCTAGAGAGAAAGCTTCAGACTCTGAATCAGATTCAGACAGCGATGAACCTAAAAAGTCCAAAAAGGCAAAGAAACATAAGAAGCATTCAAAGAAGCATAAGAAACACAAAAAACACAAGAAATCGTCTAAACGCAAAGACGATTCCTCGGACAGTGACGAGGCTGAGGAAGAAGAGGAAGAGGAAGGAAAAGTTAACAACGAGGACTTAGAAAAGAAACTCCGAGAAAGAGCTTTAAAGTCTATGAAAAAGCAGACGAGCGCATCTGGCTCTGACTAG